The Bacteroidota bacterium genome includes a window with the following:
- a CDS encoding MBL fold metallo-hydrolase — protein sequence MKNKDLNISFRFLGAAGTVTGSKTLVTFPDYSLMVDCGLFQGLKHLREMNWEDLDQEALNASCIILTHGHLDHVGYLPRMVRQGFKGKVYCSQPTADLAAIILEDSARIQEEDAEHANRHGYSKHDPALPLYDQKDAKRAIALLQPVDVNEWFRLTDDLRIRFRMNSHILGATFVELDYRDTLIVFSGDTGRPFDPILGPPERPSRADFLIIESTYGDRNHPNDDTEEQLERIIKESAGSGGTLLIPSFTVDRAQDFLYFFWNLKKNNRIPDIPVYLDSPMGIDVSKLFIDYPSWRKLEHRAFREAFSHTRMVHSINETEALTRDNRPKIIVAGSGMMNGGRILHYLEQHLGNPASTILICGYQAEGTRGRLLKDGAKELKIHGRFYEVKARVAEIRTMSSHADQNELMEWISLIKNKPRAVFINHGEPQSANALRVKINHEKHWNCAVPRIGDVFAF from the coding sequence ATGAAAAACAAAGACCTTAACATCAGTTTCCGTTTCCTTGGCGCTGCCGGAACGGTTACAGGCTCCAAAACCTTAGTCACTTTTCCTGATTACTCATTGATGGTTGACTGTGGCCTTTTCCAGGGATTAAAACACTTGCGCGAGATGAACTGGGAAGATCTTGATCAGGAGGCGCTGAATGCTTCCTGTATCATTCTGACTCACGGGCATCTGGATCACGTGGGTTATCTCCCCAGGATGGTGCGGCAGGGCTTTAAGGGGAAGGTTTATTGTTCTCAGCCTACAGCCGATCTGGCTGCCATCATCCTGGAAGACAGTGCCAGGATACAGGAAGAGGATGCCGAACACGCTAACCGGCACGGCTACTCAAAACATGACCCCGCCTTGCCCCTTTACGACCAAAAGGATGCAAAAAGGGCAATTGCTTTGTTGCAGCCTGTCGATGTAAATGAGTGGTTCAGGCTTACGGATGACCTCAGGATACGTTTCCGCATGAACAGCCATATCCTGGGTGCCACATTCGTGGAGTTGGATTACAGGGATACTTTAATCGTTTTTTCAGGAGATACGGGAAGGCCATTCGATCCTATTCTTGGTCCTCCCGAAAGGCCGTCCCGTGCCGATTTCCTGATCATAGAATCAACCTATGGTGACCGGAACCATCCCAATGATGATACGGAAGAACAGCTTGAGCGGATCATTAAGGAATCTGCAGGGAGCGGAGGCACATTACTGATACCCAGTTTCACGGTCGACAGGGCCCAGGATTTCCTTTATTTCTTCTGGAATCTCAAAAAGAATAATCGTATTCCGGATATACCGGTTTATCTCGACAGTCCTATGGGTATCGATGTAAGCAAGCTTTTCATCGATTATCCCAGCTGGCGGAAGCTGGAGCACAGGGCCTTCCGGGAGGCTTTCAGCCACACCCGTATGGTGCATTCTATCAACGAAACCGAAGCACTAACCCGTGATAACCGGCCCAAGATCATCGTTGCCGGTAGTGGGATGATGAACGGAGGCCGTATCCTGCATTACCTCGAGCAGCATCTGGGAAACCCGGCCTCAACCATCCTTATCTGCGGCTACCAGGCAGAAGGAACCCGAGGGCGCTTACTAAAAGACGGGGCAAAAGAATTGAAGATACACGGCAGGTTTTATGAAGTGAAAGCCAGGGTTGCAGAGATCCGGACCATGTCGTCTCACGCCGACCAGAACGAACTCATGGAATGGATATCCCTGATTAAGAACAAGCCAAGAGCTGTCTTCATCAACCATGGAGAACCGCAATCGGCCAACGCCCTGCGTGTGAAAATCAACCACGAAAAACACTGGAACTGCGCCGTGCCGCGAATTGGGGATGTTTTTGCATTTTAA